A window of the Streptomyces albireticuli genome harbors these coding sequences:
- a CDS encoding roadblock/LC7 domain-containing protein — MSQAAQNLNWLITNFVANTPGVSHTVVVSADGLLLAMSEGFPRDRADQLAAVASGLTSLTAGASRIFEGGAVNQTVVEMERGFLFIMSVSDGSSLAVLAHPECDIGLVGYEMALLVDRAGTVLTPDLRAELQGSLLN, encoded by the coding sequence ATGAGCCAGGCGGCGCAGAATCTGAACTGGTTGATCACCAACTTCGTGGCGAACACCCCGGGGGTGTCCCACACCGTGGTGGTCTCCGCCGACGGACTTCTTCTGGCGATGTCCGAAGGCTTTCCGCGGGACCGTGCCGACCAGCTGGCGGCGGTCGCCTCCGGCCTGACCTCGCTGACGGCCGGTGCCTCCCGGATCTTCGAGGGCGGCGCCGTCAACCAGACCGTGGTGGAGATGGAGCGCGGCTTCCTCTTCATCATGTCCGTCTCCGACGGATCCTCGCTGGCCGTGCTGGCGCACCCCGAGTGCGACATCGGCCTCGTGGGCTACGAGATGGCCCTCCTGGTCGACCGGGCGGGCACCGTGCTGACGCCCGATCTCCGCGCCGAGCTCCAGGGCAGCCTGCTGAACTGA
- a CDS encoding DUF742 domain-containing protein, producing MTPPASPGPYGASHHAPYGSEGEEPLIRPYAMTGGRTRPRYQLAIEALVSSTADPAHLAGLLPEHQRICHLCREVKSVAEVSALLNMPLGVARILVADLAEAGMVAIHQPGGGGESGGTPDVTLLERVLSGLRNL from the coding sequence ATGACCCCGCCCGCCTCGCCCGGCCCGTACGGCGCCTCTCATCACGCGCCGTACGGGAGTGAAGGCGAAGAGCCGCTGATCCGCCCCTACGCCATGACGGGTGGCCGCACCCGGCCCCGCTACCAGCTCGCCATCGAGGCGCTGGTCAGCTCCACGGCCGACCCGGCCCACCTGGCGGGGCTGCTCCCCGAGCACCAGCGGATCTGCCACCTGTGCCGGGAGGTCAAGTCGGTCGCGGAGGTCTCTGCGCTGCTGAACATGCCGCTGGGCGTGGCGCGCATCCTCGTCGCGGACCTGGCGGAGGCCGGCATGGTGGCCATCCACCAGCCGGGTGGCGGCGGAGAGTCCGGCGGGACGCCGGATGTGACACTGCTCGAAAGGGTGCTCAGTGGACTTCGGAACCTCTAG
- a CDS encoding GTP-binding protein, producing MDFGTSSGGVGRSTTSAKIVVAGGFGVGKTTFVGAVSEISPLRTEAVMTSASAGIDDLSHVQDKTTTTVAMDFGRITLDDDLILYLFGTPGQDRFWFMWDDLVRGAIGAVVLVDTRRLADCFPAVDYFENSGLPFVIALNGFNGQQPYGPEEVREALQIGPDTPIITTDARHRNETKSALITLVEHALMARLK from the coding sequence GTGGACTTCGGAACCTCTAGCGGAGGCGTGGGCCGTTCCACCACGTCCGCGAAGATCGTGGTGGCCGGCGGCTTCGGCGTCGGCAAGACCACGTTCGTGGGCGCGGTCTCGGAGATCAGCCCGCTGCGTACCGAGGCCGTGATGACGTCCGCGTCGGCCGGGATCGATGATCTGAGCCATGTCCAGGACAAGACCACGACCACCGTGGCGATGGATTTCGGCCGTATCACTCTCGACGACGATCTGATCCTGTATCTGTTCGGTACGCCCGGTCAGGACCGTTTCTGGTTCATGTGGGACGACCTGGTGCGCGGCGCCATCGGCGCCGTCGTGCTCGTGGACACCCGCAGACTCGCGGACTGCTTCCCGGCCGTCGACTACTTCGAGAACAGCGGCCTGCCCTTCGTCATCGCCCTCAACGGCTTCAACGGGCAGCAGCCCTACGGGCCGGAGGAGGTGCGCGAGGCGCTCCAGATCGGACCGGACACGCCGATCATCACGACGGACGCCCGGCACCGCAATGAGACCAAGAGCGCGCTGATCACGCTTGTGGAGCACGCTCTGATGGCCCGACTGAAATAA